One Methylobacterium oryzae DNA window includes the following coding sequences:
- a CDS encoding YqaE/Pmp3 family membrane protein, with protein sequence MIMILICFLAPWLAMFLRGKVFQGILCIILHLTIIGWIPATIWALVVTRKEAA encoded by the coding sequence ATGATCATGATCCTCATCTGCTTTCTCGCGCCGTGGCTCGCCATGTTCCTGCGCGGAAAGGTGTTTCAGGGCATCCTCTGCATCATCCTCCACCTGACGATCATCGGATGGATCCCGGCGACGATCTGGGCGCTCGTCGTCACCCGCAAGGAAGCGGCCTGA
- a CDS encoding formyl transferase, giving the protein MHVRVRLDGANPRRWHVALLDRLSGLPGIAAVSVDAAPGPDGWPAQADLLFRLEALIFRLAPNGSRPVPPADLAAWTRPGTPDLVLDLCGDAAASCPVWRVAYDGGLGETGLLASLLAGRVPHLDLLEGGTVVAAGRLGSDYRGSIAVSFEDALSRTATLVVAALRARSDGRAFAATPAAAAPARPARILASRPARLVARSLVGRLYRLCYHAPHWRTGWRTLRGPDLVALGRHPAEGWQVLPDDGRRFYADPFPLAVDGTTHVFVEEFPHATGKAIISAVRFGPDGPEGPPVPVLEEPHHLSYPFVFARAGSVWMVPESSAAGTVDLYRATRYPGGWVKEATLLSGVVASDATLLEHGGRWWMFATVRDAPVGAPPGSGCHHDALYLWSAPDFRGPYAPHPANPVLVDPSFARPAGRIVARDGVLIRPVQDCAHGYGRALSLARIDRLDPEGFAQTILDRIEPGPAWPGSCLHTLNTGGGIECIDGSGRASRLRAYLSARSDA; this is encoded by the coding sequence ATGCATGTGAGAGTTCGCCTCGACGGCGCGAACCCGCGGCGCTGGCACGTCGCGCTGCTGGACCGGCTGTCCGGCCTGCCGGGCATCGCGGCGGTGAGCGTCGACGCCGCGCCCGGTCCGGACGGGTGGCCGGCACAGGCCGATCTGCTGTTCCGCCTGGAAGCCCTGATCTTCCGGCTGGCGCCGAACGGGTCGCGGCCCGTGCCGCCCGCCGATCTCGCGGCCTGGACCCGTCCCGGGACCCCGGACCTCGTGCTCGACCTGTGCGGCGACGCGGCCGCCTCCTGCCCGGTCTGGCGCGTGGCCTACGACGGCGGCCTCGGCGAGACCGGCCTGCTCGCGAGCCTGCTCGCCGGCCGGGTCCCGCATCTCGACCTCCTCGAAGGCGGCACCGTCGTCGCCGCGGGTCGCCTCGGCTCGGACTACCGGGGTTCCATCGCCGTCTCGTTCGAGGATGCCCTGTCGCGCACGGCGACGCTCGTCGTCGCCGCCCTGCGGGCCCGGTCGGACGGCCGCGCCTTCGCGGCGACGCCCGCCGCGGCCGCGCCCGCCCGTCCGGCGCGGATCCTGGCGTCCCGGCCGGCGCGGCTCGTCGCCCGGAGCCTCGTCGGCCGCCTGTACAGGCTGTGCTACCACGCCCCACACTGGCGCACCGGGTGGCGGACCCTCCGCGGGCCGGACCTCGTCGCGCTGGGCCGCCATCCCGCGGAGGGCTGGCAGGTGCTGCCCGACGACGGGCGGCGCTTCTACGCCGACCCGTTCCCCCTCGCGGTCGACGGGACGACCCACGTCTTCGTGGAGGAGTTCCCGCACGCGACCGGCAAGGCGATCATCTCGGCGGTCCGCTTCGGGCCGGACGGGCCCGAGGGGCCGCCCGTCCCGGTGCTGGAGGAGCCGCACCACCTCTCCTACCCGTTCGTGTTCGCGCGCGCGGGCTCCGTCTGGATGGTGCCGGAGAGTTCCGCGGCCGGCACGGTCGATCTCTACCGGGCGACCCGCTATCCGGGCGGCTGGGTGAAAGAGGCGACGCTCCTCTCCGGCGTGGTCGCGAGCGACGCGACGCTCCTCGAGCACGGCGGCCGCTGGTGGATGTTCGCCACCGTCCGGGACGCGCCCGTCGGCGCCCCGCCCGGATCGGGCTGCCACCACGACGCGCTGTATCTCTGGTCCGCGCCCGACTTCCGGGGGCCGTACGCGCCGCATCCGGCTAATCCCGTGCTGGTCGACCCGTCCTTCGCCCGGCCCGCGGGCCGGATCGTCGCGCGCGACGGGGTCCTGATCCGGCCGGTCCAGGATTGCGCCCACGGTTACGGACGCGCCCTGTCGCTGGCGCGCATCGACCGGCTCGACCCGGAGGGGTTCGCCCAGACCATCCTCGACCGGATCGAGCCCGGCCCGGCCTGGCCCGGCAGCTGCCTCCACACGCTGAACACGGGCGGCGGGATCGAGTGCATCGACGGCTCCGGTCGGGCCTCGCGTCTCAGGGCGTATCTGAGCGCGCGGTCCGACGCCTAG
- a CDS encoding outer membrane protein, with amino-acid sequence MTKLLASLAAFTALTAAASAADLPRRAAPPPVFTPVPVFTWTGAYFGINAGYAFDASDRNTGNTFAVPFPYAAPGTVASFRNRSQDGFSGGGQIGYNWQITPGSGLVIGVEADAQYLDFGRNRNSAFISGALAPGYYVTDPRGLSSLDFFGTVRGRLGYAFDRTLVYGTGGFAYGSGSADRSFGGYAGNDSFRTGWAVGGGIEYALPTDSFLNFFRSSAVTLKVEGLYVNLDRNTRNQGAFVINAANNFPVVYSGIGRRSDEFAVVRAGLNYKFGSY; translated from the coding sequence ATGACCAAGCTCCTGGCCTCGCTGGCCGCCTTCACGGCCCTCACCGCCGCCGCCTCGGCCGCCGACCTGCCGCGCCGCGCCGCCCCGCCGCCGGTGTTCACCCCCGTCCCGGTCTTCACCTGGACCGGCGCCTACTTCGGTATCAACGCCGGCTACGCCTTCGACGCCAGCGACCGCAACACCGGCAACACCTTCGCCGTCCCCTTCCCCTACGCCGCCCCCGGCACCGTCGCCTCCTTCCGCAACCGCAGCCAGGACGGCTTCTCCGGCGGTGGCCAGATCGGCTACAACTGGCAGATCACCCCCGGCTCCGGCCTCGTGATCGGTGTCGAGGCCGACGCCCAGTACCTCGACTTCGGCCGTAACCGGAACAGCGCCTTCATCTCCGGCGCGCTGGCCCCCGGCTACTACGTCACCGACCCGCGCGGCCTCTCCAGCCTCGACTTCTTCGGCACCGTCCGCGGCCGCCTCGGCTACGCCTTCGACCGCACCCTCGTGTACGGCACCGGCGGCTTCGCCTACGGCTCCGGCAGCGCCGACCGCTCCTTCGGCGGCTATGCCGGCAACGACAGCTTCCGCACCGGCTGGGCCGTCGGCGGCGGCATCGAGTACGCCCTGCCCACCGACTCGTTCCTGAACTTCTTCCGCTCCTCGGCCGTGACGCTCAAGGTCGAAGGCCTGTACGTCAACCTCGACCGCAACACCCGCAACCAGGGCGCGTTCGTCATCAACGCCGCCAACAACTTCCCGGTCGTCTACAGCGGCATCGGTCGCCGCTCCGACGAGTTCGCCGTCGTCCGCGCCGGCCTGAACTACAAGTTCGGCTCCTACTGA
- a CDS encoding putative bifunctional diguanylate cyclase/phosphodiesterase codes for MNSGTVALREKAKLLDTVLDTMDQGLMMIDAAGVVQVCNARALALLDLPPDLMRSRPTFEAVRQYQIARGEFGKASETLQRWVAAGGLECRAHTYERERPDGTVLEIRTVPLPDGGAVRTFTDITARKRAEETLQVSETRLALAQDAGSDGLWDCDLTTGEAWSSDRWWGVLGYEPGELASHARTWRALLHPEDAGAAERALIEHLSGRAPTYMSEHRMRRKDGSWAWMMTRGKVVARAADGRAVRFIGTQIDISARKAAEGQVAHMARHDGLTDLPNRALFYERLEIRLADLHLNGGTCAVLCLDLDRFKAVNDSLGHAAGDFLLRAVAHRIRAVLRADDMVARFSGDEFAVLVADADDPTRAEALAARLIAAVQAPIPFGKRRLKVGLSVGIARAPGHGFDSETLVRRADLALYRAKTEGRNTHRVFEPAMDAAEAARRDLERDLRQAIEGDELILHYQPQVSTATGRLLGFEALVRWEHPTRGLVPPNAFIPLAEESGLILPLGEWVLRAACREAARWAHPLKVAVNLSPRQFQQADLPERVLAILTETGLAPTRLELEITETLIINDMARALGILRRLKAFGVSIAMDDFGTGYSSLATLQAFPFDKIKIDRSFVGHVEVSPQAAVIVRAVLGLGRSLGMSVVAEGVETEAQMRFLAAEACDEVQGYLISRPQPIERFAAQIDAPETFVPPGRPDSAVA; via the coding sequence ATGAACAGTGGGACGGTCGCGCTGCGGGAGAAGGCGAAGCTCCTCGACACCGTTCTCGACACGATGGATCAGGGGCTGATGATGATCGACGCCGCCGGCGTCGTTCAGGTCTGTAATGCCCGCGCCCTCGCGCTGCTCGACCTGCCGCCGGACCTGATGCGGTCCCGCCCGACCTTCGAGGCGGTGCGGCAATACCAGATCGCGCGGGGCGAGTTCGGGAAGGCGAGCGAGACCCTGCAGCGCTGGGTGGCCGCGGGCGGCCTGGAGTGCCGCGCCCACACCTACGAGCGCGAGCGCCCCGACGGCACCGTGCTGGAGATCCGCACCGTGCCGCTGCCCGACGGCGGTGCGGTGCGGACCTTCACGGACATCACCGCGCGCAAGCGGGCGGAGGAGACGCTGCAGGTCAGCGAGACCCGCCTCGCCCTGGCGCAGGATGCGGGCAGCGACGGGCTCTGGGACTGCGATCTCACGACCGGGGAGGCGTGGTCCTCCGACCGCTGGTGGGGGGTCCTGGGCTACGAGCCCGGCGAACTGGCGAGCCACGCGCGGACGTGGCGGGCCCTGCTCCACCCGGAGGATGCGGGCGCGGCCGAGCGGGCCCTGATCGAGCACCTGAGCGGGCGGGCGCCGACCTACATGTCCGAGCATCGCATGCGCCGCAAGGACGGCTCCTGGGCCTGGATGATGACGCGCGGCAAGGTGGTGGCGCGCGCCGCCGACGGCCGCGCGGTGCGCTTCATCGGCACCCAGATCGACATCAGCGCCCGCAAGGCCGCCGAGGGGCAGGTCGCCCACATGGCGCGCCACGACGGCCTCACCGACCTGCCCAACCGCGCCCTGTTCTACGAGCGGCTCGAGATCCGGCTCGCCGACCTGCATCTGAACGGCGGCACCTGCGCGGTGCTGTGCCTCGACCTCGACCGCTTCAAGGCCGTCAACGACAGCCTCGGCCACGCGGCCGGGGACTTCCTGCTCCGGGCGGTGGCCCATCGCATCCGCGCGGTGCTGCGGGCCGACGACATGGTGGCGCGCTTCAGCGGCGACGAGTTCGCCGTGCTGGTTGCCGATGCGGACGACCCCACCCGCGCGGAGGCCCTGGCGGCGCGCCTGATCGCGGCCGTCCAGGCGCCGATCCCCTTCGGCAAGCGGCGGCTGAAGGTGGGCCTGAGCGTCGGCATCGCCCGGGCACCCGGCCACGGCTTCGACAGCGAGACGCTGGTCCGCCGCGCCGACCTCGCCCTGTACCGGGCGAAGACCGAGGGGCGGAACACCCACCGGGTGTTCGAGCCCGCGATGGACGCGGCCGAGGCGGCCCGGCGCGATCTGGAGCGCGACCTGCGCCAGGCGATCGAGGGCGACGAGCTCATCCTGCACTATCAACCGCAGGTGAGCACCGCCACCGGCCGGCTTCTCGGGTTCGAGGCGCTCGTGCGCTGGGAGCATCCGACCCGCGGCCTCGTGCCGCCGAACGCCTTCATCCCCCTGGCGGAGGAGAGCGGGCTGATCCTGCCGCTCGGCGAGTGGGTGCTCCGGGCCGCCTGCCGCGAGGCGGCCCGCTGGGCGCACCCGCTGAAGGTGGCGGTGAACCTGTCGCCGCGCCAGTTCCAGCAGGCGGATCTGCCCGAGCGCGTGCTGGCCATCCTGACCGAGACGGGCCTCGCGCCGACGCGGCTCGAACTCGAGATCACCGAGACCCTGATCATCAACGACATGGCGCGGGCGCTCGGCATCCTGCGCCGGCTGAAGGCCTTCGGCGTGTCCATCGCGATGGACGATTTCGGCACCGGCTACTCGTCCCTCGCGACGCTGCAGGCCTTCCCCTTCGACAAGATCAAGATCGACCGGTCCTTCGTGGGCCATGTCGAGGTCAGTCCGCAGGCGGCGGTGATCGTGCGGGCGGTTCTGGGGCTCGGCCGCAGCCTCGGGATGAGCGTCGTAGCGGAGGGCGTCGAGACGGAGGCGCAGATGCGCTTCCTGGCCGCGGAGGCCTGCGACGAGGTCCAGGGCTACCTGATCAGCAGGCCGCAGCCGATCGAGCGGTTCGCCGCGCAGATCGACGCGCCCGAAACCTTCGTGCCACCCGGCCGCCCCGACTCGGCCGTCGCCTGA
- a CDS encoding VOC family protein, producing MAVKRIVTNIRTTQVEAARSFYAEVLGLEVVMDHGWILTFAAPGMSATPQISVASAGGSGTPVPDISVEVDDLAEVLARVRRAGLPVLYGPAREPWGVERFYVRDPFDRLVNIVAHLA from the coding sequence ATGGCCGTGAAGCGGATCGTCACCAACATCCGGACCACGCAGGTCGAGGCGGCGCGGTCCTTCTACGCGGAGGTGCTCGGCCTGGAAGTGGTCATGGATCACGGCTGGATCCTGACCTTCGCGGCCCCCGGGATGTCGGCGACGCCGCAGATCAGCGTGGCCAGCGCGGGCGGCTCGGGCACGCCGGTTCCCGACATCTCGGTCGAGGTCGACGACCTGGCGGAGGTCCTCGCCCGCGTGAGGCGGGCGGGCCTGCCCGTGCTGTACGGCCCGGCCCGTGAGCCCTGGGGCGTGGAGCGGTTCTACGTCCGCGACCCGTTCGACCGGCTGGTCAACATCGTCGCCCATCTGGCGTGA